One window of the Chryseobacterium sp. CY350 genome contains the following:
- a CDS encoding rod shape-determining protein: MSLFDMFTQEIAIDLGTANTLIIHNNKIVIDQPSIVAIERSTGKPIAVGEQAKHMQGKTHEDIKTIRPLKDGVIADFHASEHMIKEFIKKIPGIKGRFIQPALRIVICIPSGITEVEKRAVRDSAQKVNAKEVRLIYEPMAAAIGVGIDVQKPEGNMIIDIGGGTTEIAVVALGGIVCDKSVKIAGDVFTNDIAYFLRTHHNLYIGERTAERVKIEVGSAVEDLDVDIDDIPVQGRDLITGKPKEIMVGYKEIARALDKSIIRIEDSVMETLSLTPPELAADIYKTGIYLAGGGALLRGLADRLHKKTGLPVFVAEDPLRAVVRGTGIALKNMDKFNFLIK, translated from the coding sequence ATGAGTTTATTCGATATGTTTACGCAAGAGATTGCGATAGACCTTGGTACTGCCAACACGCTTATCATCCACAATAATAAAATTGTTATAGACCAGCCTTCAATTGTTGCAATTGAGCGTTCTACGGGTAAGCCGATTGCTGTTGGTGAGCAGGCGAAACATATGCAGGGTAAAACCCATGAAGATATAAAAACGATCCGTCCTTTGAAAGACGGCGTTATTGCAGACTTCCATGCTTCTGAGCATATGATTAAAGAATTTATCAAAAAAATCCCTGGGATCAAAGGTAGATTTATTCAGCCCGCTCTTAGAATTGTGATCTGTATTCCTTCCGGAATTACTGAAGTTGAAAAAAGAGCCGTACGAGATTCTGCGCAAAAAGTAAACGCGAAAGAAGTAAGGCTGATTTATGAACCGATGGCTGCTGCGATAGGAGTAGGTATTGATGTTCAGAAACCTGAAGGTAATATGATTATCGATATAGGTGGTGGTACTACCGAGATTGCTGTGGTAGCTTTGGGAGGTATTGTTTGTGATAAATCTGTAAAAATTGCAGGTGATGTATTTACAAATGATATTGCTTATTTCTTAAGAACTCATCATAATTTGTATATTGGTGAGAGAACTGCTGAAAGAGTGAAAATCGAAGTAGGTTCTGCAGTTGAAGATCTTGATGTTGATATTGATGATATTCCGGTGCAGGGTAGAGATCTTATTACAGGTAAGCCAAAAGAAATCATGGTTGGCTACAAGGAGATCGCGCGTGCTTTAGACAAATCAATTATCAGAATTGAGGATTCCGTGATGGAAACTCTTTCTCTTACACCTCCGGAACTGGCTGCCGATATTTATAAAACAGGTATTTATCTTGCTGGTGGTGGTGCTTTACTAAGAGGCCTTGCAGACAGACTTCACAAGAAAACAGGTCTTCCTGTATTCGTTGCAGAAGATCCTTTGAGAGCTGTAGTAAGAGGAACGGGTATCGCACTTAAGAATATGGACAAATTCAATTTCTTAATAAAATAA
- the hemA gene encoding glutamyl-tRNA reductase — protein sequence MIQYSNIHQTSNFAVLSVSFEKADVETRGKFAFFDENIKSFVTRIHNEDLGDAFVVSTCNRTEIYTTSANYLLVAEEYCKTIGVSLSDFLPFANILTKEEALQHLFRVAAGLESQIIGDFEIIGQIKKAYARFKRERQNSNPYLERSINSAIQISKRIKNETGISNGAASVSYAAVHYILNNQKRLTEKNILLLGVGEIGQNTVENLVKHIYQPQIKIANRTQETAEKISEKYNIPHIDYAHLEKEIENTDILIVATGAKTPILYKSHFQNGRETLVIDLSIPNNVDKNVSELDHVTLVDVDTLSKQIQATIQQREKEIPKAEKIIKEMTKDFLEWEKKRKLAPNIHHFKAVLKNMERNEMHNFYRKNKYINITDMELSEKMIQKITNRFAKYIIDNPLKAEEISKLMHEILVEQPNNEFNEKH from the coding sequence ATGATACAGTATTCTAACATTCATCAGACCTCAAATTTTGCTGTACTTTCGGTAAGCTTTGAGAAAGCTGATGTGGAAACGAGAGGGAAATTTGCATTCTTTGATGAGAATATCAAAAGTTTTGTTACCCGAATTCACAATGAAGATCTGGGAGATGCTTTTGTGGTATCTACCTGCAATCGTACTGAAATTTACACAACTTCAGCCAACTATCTTTTGGTGGCAGAAGAATACTGCAAAACCATAGGTGTCAGCCTATCAGATTTTTTGCCTTTTGCCAATATTTTAACAAAAGAGGAAGCCTTACAACATTTGTTCAGGGTTGCTGCGGGTTTGGAAAGCCAGATTATCGGTGATTTTGAAATCATCGGGCAGATTAAAAAAGCATACGCAAGATTTAAAAGAGAAAGACAGAATTCTAATCCTTACCTGGAACGCTCAATCAATTCTGCAATTCAGATATCAAAAAGAATAAAAAACGAAACCGGAATTTCCAATGGAGCAGCTTCGGTTTCTTATGCCGCAGTTCATTACATTTTAAATAATCAAAAAAGACTGACCGAAAAAAACATCTTACTATTGGGAGTCGGCGAGATCGGACAGAATACAGTTGAGAATCTCGTAAAACATATTTATCAGCCTCAGATAAAAATCGCCAACCGTACGCAGGAAACTGCAGAAAAAATTTCTGAAAAATATAATATTCCACATATTGACTACGCTCATCTTGAAAAGGAAATTGAGAATACCGATATTTTGATTGTTGCAACGGGTGCGAAAACTCCGATTTTATACAAATCTCATTTTCAGAACGGAAGAGAAACTTTGGTGATTGATCTTTCGATTCCGAATAATGTTGATAAAAATGTTTCTGAATTAGATCATGTAACGTTGGTAGATGTTGATACGCTGTCGAAGCAAATACAAGCTACCATTCAACAAAGAGAAAAAGAAATTCCGAAAGCAGAAAAAATCATCAAGGAAATGACAAAAGACTTTCTTGAGTGGGAAAAAAAGAGAAAGCTTGCGCCGAATATTCATCATTTCAAAGCGGTTCTGAAGAACATGGAACGCAATGAGATGCATAATTTTTACAGAAAAAATAAATACATAAACATCACAGATATGGAGCTTTCTGAGAAAATGATTCAGAAAATTACCAATCGTTTTGCAAAATATATTATCGATAATCCTTTGAAAGCCGAAGAAATTAGTAAATTAATGCACGAAATATTAGTTGAACAACCCAATAATGAATTCAATGAAAAGCATTAG
- the hemE gene encoding uroporphyrinogen decarboxylase: protein MIKNDLYLKALRGETVERPPVWMMRQAGRYLPEFIALRDKFDFFTRCQTPELASEITVQPIRRYPLDAAILFSDILVVPQAMGIDFKMKENVGPWLDNPIRTMEDVQNVVVPDVNDTLGYVFDAIDLTLIKLDNEIPLIGFAGSPWTLLCYCVEGKGSKAFDIAKSFCFQQPEAAHLLLQKITDTTIAYLKRKVEKGVSAVQVFDSWGGMLSPQDYQEFSWQYISQIVEALAPLTHVVVFGKGCWFALEDMTMSPVSALGVDWTIKPELARTLTNHTMTLQGNFDPARLHSTPETIKKMVNEMINRFGKDRYIANLGHGILPDIPLENAEAFIRAVVDWKPNNNY, encoded by the coding sequence ATGATTAAAAACGACCTATATTTAAAAGCACTTCGCGGCGAAACTGTAGAAAGACCACCGGTTTGGATGATGAGACAGGCGGGAAGATATTTACCGGAATTCATTGCGTTGCGTGATAAATTCGACTTTTTCACAAGATGCCAGACTCCGGAATTGGCTTCTGAAATCACCGTTCAGCCGATCAGAAGATATCCTTTGGATGCTGCGATCTTATTTTCCGACATTTTGGTGGTTCCTCAGGCAATGGGAATCGATTTTAAAATGAAAGAAAACGTGGGTCCGTGGTTAGACAATCCTATCAGAACGATGGAAGATGTTCAAAATGTGGTTGTGCCTGATGTAAACGATACTTTGGGTTATGTTTTTGACGCGATTGACTTGACTTTGATTAAATTAGACAACGAAATTCCGTTGATTGGTTTTGCTGGTTCACCATGGACGCTTCTTTGCTATTGCGTGGAAGGAAAAGGAAGTAAAGCTTTTGATATTGCTAAATCTTTTTGTTTCCAGCAGCCGGAAGCTGCGCATCTTTTGCTTCAGAAAATCACTGATACTACGATTGCTTATCTGAAAAGAAAAGTTGAAAAAGGAGTTTCTGCGGTTCAGGTTTTCGATTCTTGGGGCGGAATGCTTTCTCCACAAGATTATCAGGAATTTTCATGGCAGTACATCAGTCAGATCGTTGAAGCTTTGGCACCGTTGACGCACGTTGTTGTGTTCGGAAAAGGATGTTGGTTTGCATTGGAAGATATGACGATGTCGCCGGTTTCTGCTTTGGGTGTTGACTGGACGATTAAACCGGAATTGGCAAGAACTTTAACGAATCATACGATGACTTTGCAAGGAAATTTTGATCCTGCGAGATTACATTCAACTCCTGAAACGATTAAGAAAATGGTGAACGAAATGATTAACCGTTTCGGTAAAGATAGATATATTGCCAATCTAGGCCACGGAATTTTACCTGATATTCCTTTGGAAAATGCGGAAGCGTTTATAAGAGCAGTTGTAGATTGGAAACCGAATAATAATTACTAA
- a CDS encoding DUF1287 domain-containing protein, whose protein sequence is MRKFFSIILFLFFVFSNAQNQFAQKLSDAALSLTKDKVTYDPAYYSIKYPNGDVAADKGVCTDVIIRAYRKLGIDLQKEVHEDMKKNFSKYPKKFGLKKPDTNIDHRRVPNLMVFFAKFGKSKSIENNPALYVPGDIVTWLLPGNLTHIGIVVNKKSADGKRYLIVHNIGGGQVIEDCLFKFTITGHYQYPK, encoded by the coding sequence ATGAGAAAATTCTTTTCCATAATCTTATTTCTGTTCTTTGTTTTTTCAAATGCACAAAATCAGTTTGCTCAAAAGTTATCTGATGCCGCTTTGAGTTTGACAAAAGACAAAGTCACTTACGATCCGGCTTATTATTCAATCAAATATCCCAATGGTGACGTTGCCGCAGATAAAGGAGTTTGTACAGATGTAATCATCAGAGCATACAGAAAGCTCGGGATTGATTTACAGAAAGAAGTACACGAAGATATGAAGAAGAATTTTTCTAAATATCCTAAAAAGTTTGGACTGAAAAAGCCTGATACAAATATTGACCACAGAAGAGTTCCGAACCTGATGGTCTTCTTTGCGAAATTTGGGAAGTCAAAATCTATTGAAAATAATCCCGCACTATATGTTCCCGGAGATATTGTTACATGGCTTTTACCCGGAAATTTAACGCACATAGGAATTGTTGTCAATAAGAAATCTGCTGACGGAAAAAGATATTTGATCGTTCACAACATCGGTGGCGGCCAGGTTATTGAAGATTGTTTGTTTAAATTTACGATTACGGGACATTATCAATATCCGAAATAA
- the mreC gene encoding rod shape-determining protein MreC produces the protein MGFLLRLFSKNALFVFFIFLQIIALVLIFSKNAMQRSWLAGQTAAFNSWVSGYIDEGVSYLKLKQTNEGLVAQNKALMIELYGKQGAKNPVFRKVHDTLGGGQIYTFVDGEIVFNSINRRNNYFTINRGKRDGVLPQMGVMAPKGIAGIVINSTDSYALVQSVLSVNKIRINASLKNSGYFGTLTWRGDNSRVMHLADVPKYVSLKIGDTIVTDGKSAIFPKGVMIGTVAGYTVDNQTGFWDISVELSEKMGALNKVFVVKNLKKAEVQKISDTMQAVIKKEND, from the coding sequence ATGGGATTTTTGCTGAGATTATTTTCTAAGAATGCCTTATTTGTGTTCTTTATTTTCCTGCAAATTATTGCTCTCGTTCTGATATTCTCTAAAAATGCAATGCAGAGATCCTGGCTTGCCGGGCAAACTGCTGCTTTTAATTCGTGGGTTTCAGGGTATATTGATGAGGGAGTTTCTTATTTAAAACTTAAACAAACCAACGAAGGCCTCGTTGCTCAAAATAAAGCCTTAATGATTGAGTTGTACGGAAAGCAGGGAGCTAAAAATCCCGTTTTCAGAAAAGTACACGATACGTTGGGTGGCGGACAAATATATACATTTGTAGACGGTGAGATCGTTTTTAACAGCATCAACCGACGGAATAATTACTTTACCATCAATCGCGGAAAACGTGATGGTGTACTTCCTCAAATGGGAGTTATGGCTCCAAAAGGAATCGCAGGAATCGTGATCAATTCTACAGACAGTTATGCACTCGTACAATCTGTTTTGAGTGTCAATAAAATCAGAATTAATGCTTCGTTAAAAAATTCAGGATATTTTGGAACTTTAACTTGGAGAGGAGATAATTCCAGAGTGATGCACCTTGCCGACGTTCCTAAATATGTTTCACTAAAGATCGGAGATACGATCGTAACTGATGGAAAATCAGCAATATTTCCGAAAGGTGTGATGATTGGAACAGTCGCAGGTTACACGGTAGATAATCAAACAGGTTTTTGGGATATCTCAGTTGAATTAAGCGAAAAAATGGGCGCTCTGAATAAAGTTTTTGTAGTGAAAAACCTTAAAAAAGCTGAGGTTCAGAAAATAAGCGATACGATGCAAGCGGTAATAAAAAAAGAAAATGATTAG
- a CDS encoding rod shape-determining protein MreD: MISRTIFTDLLIMIFLVALQIFVLNRITLFGKYTPVLYPVFVMFYPFFRNRFQFLALSFLIGLSIDAFLYSWGINALATTVIAYFRTLIFRTSTDTSTDFFSFQSLQWTQFLLFLFSSIFLHQVLVQYIEFFKFSRIFEILLNVLVTSVISFIFIIIYALIFKIKQKV; the protein is encoded by the coding sequence ATGATTAGCAGGACGATATTTACAGATCTTTTGATCATGATTTTTCTGGTTGCATTACAGATTTTTGTTTTGAACAGAATCACACTGTTCGGAAAATACACTCCGGTTTTATATCCGGTTTTTGTGATGTTCTATCCTTTTTTCAGAAATAGATTCCAGTTTTTAGCTTTAAGTTTTTTAATAGGCTTATCTATTGATGCTTTTCTTTATTCATGGGGAATTAATGCTTTAGCAACCACAGTAATTGCCTACTTCAGGACTTTAATTTTCAGAACTTCTACAGATACTTCTACAGATTTCTTCTCGTTTCAATCTTTACAATGGACTCAGTTTTTGCTGTTTCTTTTTTCAAGCATATTTTTACATCAGGTTTTGGTGCAATATATCGAGTTTTTTAAATTCAGCAGAATCTTCGAAATCTTACTTAATGTGTTGGTAACTAGTGTAATTTCCTTTATATTTATCATTATTTACGCATTAATATTTAAAATCAAACAAAAAGTTTGA
- a CDS encoding cysteine desulfurase, with protein sequence MFDIQEIRSHFSILNQQVNGKPLVYLDNAATSQKPNSVLEVWNQYYTEINANVHRGIHTLSQLATEEMELSRRKIQKFINAKNDFEVIFTKGTTEGINLISYILTQKLKKDDEIIISYLEHHSNIVPWQLLCERTGAKLRVIPIDQDGILQLDYLDRFLSEKTKVVSINQVSNALGIVNPIEEIIAKTRANSDAYIVIDGAQSAPHFKIDVQALDCDFFVFSGHKMYAPMGTGILYGKQAILEDLPPFHGGGEMISVCSFDGTTYAGLPFKYEAGTPNVGGNIALGAAVDFINKIGHENIQRHENALLEYAQKHLLEIDGLKVYGEKANRTGVVSFNLEGIGISSDVGMILDKMGVAVRTGHHCTQPIMDFFAIAGTVRASFAVYNTFQEIDLLVEGVKKAQRMLA encoded by the coding sequence ATGTTTGACATTCAGGAAATAAGAAGTCATTTTTCTATATTAAACCAGCAGGTGAACGGTAAGCCTTTGGTTTATTTAGACAATGCAGCGACATCCCAGAAACCAAATTCAGTTCTTGAGGTTTGGAATCAATATTATACAGAAATCAATGCTAATGTTCACAGAGGAATTCATACTCTGAGCCAATTGGCAACCGAAGAAATGGAACTTTCGCGAAGAAAAATCCAAAAATTCATCAACGCTAAAAATGATTTTGAAGTCATTTTTACCAAAGGAACCACAGAAGGCATTAACCTCATCTCTTATATTTTAACTCAAAAACTTAAAAAAGACGATGAGATTATCATTTCTTATCTGGAGCATCACTCGAATATAGTTCCGTGGCAGCTGCTTTGTGAAAGAACAGGAGCAAAACTGCGGGTCATCCCAATCGATCAGGACGGGATTCTTCAGCTTGATTATCTCGATCGCTTTTTAAGTGAAAAAACGAAAGTAGTTTCTATCAACCAAGTTTCTAATGCATTAGGAATTGTAAATCCTATTGAAGAGATTATTGCAAAAACAAGAGCCAATTCAGATGCATACATCGTTATTGATGGTGCACAGTCTGCTCCACATTTTAAAATTGATGTTCAGGCGTTAGATTGTGATTTTTTTGTGTTTTCAGGTCATAAGATGTATGCTCCGATGGGAACTGGAATTTTGTATGGAAAACAGGCTATTCTTGAAGATTTGCCACCATTCCACGGAGGTGGTGAGATGATCTCTGTATGCTCATTTGATGGGACCACTTATGCAGGTTTACCTTTTAAATATGAAGCGGGAACACCGAATGTAGGTGGAAATATTGCTTTGGGTGCAGCCGTTGATTTCATCAATAAAATAGGTCATGAAAATATCCAGCGTCACGAAAATGCTTTACTCGAATATGCTCAAAAACATCTATTGGAAATTGATGGTTTAAAGGTGTATGGCGAAAAAGCCAACAGAACCGGAGTTGTTTCTTTTAATCTTGAAGGAATAGGAATTTCCTCAGATGTAGGCATGATTCTCGATAAAATGGGCGTTGCCGTAAGAACCGGGCACCACTGTACGCAGCCGATTATGGATTTCTTTGCTATTGCAGGAACGGTGAGAGCAAGTTTTGCTGTTTATAATACATTCCAGGAAATTGATTTGTTGGTAGAAGGAGTGAAAAAAGCCCAGAGAATGCTGGCGTAA
- a CDS encoding peptidoglycan recognition protein family protein: MKNFICILFLLILNFSPAQNSDFKVINKPINYSPERISLSLEYLKEHHGLTQKSPIIIPKMIVLHYTAGGTVESNFKYFNKTHLENARNTLKKQSTLNVSSQYIVDRDGTIYQLMEPNMFARHTIGLNYCAIGVENIGSKKQPLTEKQVAANAQLVRYLTQKYKIEYLIGHSEYGVFRNSKLWKESDPKYFTGKEDPGKDFMSKVRLQVADLKLKDKPSN, from the coding sequence ATGAAGAATTTTATTTGTATTTTATTTTTATTGATTTTAAATTTTTCGCCTGCGCAGAATAGCGATTTTAAGGTGATCAATAAACCGATCAATTATTCGCCGGAAAGAATCAGCCTCAGTTTAGAATATTTGAAAGAACATCACGGCTTAACTCAAAAGTCTCCTATCATTATTCCGAAAATGATTGTTTTGCATTATACAGCAGGCGGAACGGTGGAAAGCAATTTTAAATATTTCAACAAAACGCATCTCGAAAATGCCAGAAATACTTTAAAGAAACAAAGTACACTCAACGTTTCTTCGCAATATATTGTAGACCGAGACGGAACGATTTATCAATTGATGGAACCCAATATGTTTGCAAGACATACCATCGGATTAAATTACTGTGCCATCGGAGTTGAAAATATCGGAAGTAAAAAACAGCCGCTCACAGAGAAACAAGTTGCCGCAAATGCACAGTTGGTAAGATATTTAACTCAAAAATATAAAATTGAATATCTCATCGGACATTCGGAATACGGAGTTTTTAGAAATTCTAAACTTTGGAAAGAGTCTGACCCGAAATATTTCACTGGAAAAGAAGATCCCGGAAAAGACTTCATGAGCAAAGTAAGACTTCAAGTCGCTGATTTAAAGTTAAAAGACAAACCAAGTAATTAA
- the hemC gene encoding hydroxymethylbilane synthase, which yields MKSIRIGTRNSALALWQAREVARHLQNNNYLTEITPIVSSGDKNLNQPLYSLGITGVFTRDLDIALLNDEIDIAVHSLKDVPTQLPHNIEIIANLERDFPQDVLIRRESAKDKEFHELKLATSSLRRRAFWLKHYPDTQFFDIRGNIQTRLQKLEEQEFDATILSLAGIKRMNMDINYEMLPVMIPAASQGVIAIAGHSEKPEINEILQSINHKETQICVEMERSFLSTLEGGCTAPIGAFAEKIGNQMRFKGALCSLDGKNYIGIDESFEYNEEENFGEKFANIVLENGGRELMTEIKSQL from the coding sequence ATGAAAAGCATTAGGATAGGAACCAGAAATTCGGCACTTGCTTTGTGGCAGGCCAGAGAAGTAGCAAGGCATCTGCAAAATAATAATTATCTTACGGAGATTACTCCCATCGTATCTTCCGGAGATAAAAACCTGAACCAACCACTATATTCTTTAGGAATTACCGGCGTTTTTACACGAGATCTGGATATCGCATTATTAAATGACGAAATCGATATTGCCGTACATTCTCTGAAAGATGTACCGACTCAGCTTCCTCACAATATAGAAATCATTGCCAACCTTGAGAGAGATTTTCCGCAGGACGTTCTCATCAGAAGAGAATCTGCAAAGGATAAAGAATTTCATGAACTGAAACTTGCAACAAGCAGTTTGAGAAGGAGAGCTTTTTGGCTAAAACACTATCCGGATACTCAGTTTTTTGACATTCGAGGAAATATTCAGACAAGATTACAAAAACTTGAGGAACAAGAGTTTGACGCTACGATTTTATCTTTAGCCGGAATCAAAAGAATGAATATGGACATCAATTATGAGATGCTTCCCGTAATGATTCCTGCAGCTTCTCAAGGTGTAATTGCGATTGCCGGACATTCTGAAAAACCGGAAATTAATGAGATTTTACAATCTATCAATCACAAAGAAACCCAAATCTGTGTAGAAATGGAAAGAAGTTTCCTGAGTACACTTGAAGGCGGTTGTACAGCTCCTATCGGTGCTTTTGCAGAAAAAATCGGAAATCAGATGCGGTTCAAAGGAGCACTCTGTTCACTCGACGGGAAAAACTATATCGGTATCGATGAAAGTTTCGAATATAATGAAGAAGAAAATTTCGGGGAGAAATTTGCCAACATTGTACTTGAAAACGGTGGAAGAGAATTGATGACCGAGATTAAAAGTCAGCTGTAA
- a CDS encoding 50S ribosomal protein L25/general stress protein Ctc yields the protein MKSITIQGTKRESVGKKSTKALRDAELVPCVVYGGGEPLNFSALEKAFKGLVYTPEAHTVSIEVDGQVIPAVLQDIQFHPITDKIIHADFYRLSDDKPVVMEVPVRLTGRSKGVVAGGVLRQSFRKLKVKAIPANLPDEVVVDITSLKIGNKLYVGGLKAEGFSFVHPDNAVVVAVKMSRNAAKGGAMADDDEEEVATEGDAPATEEAAAE from the coding sequence ATGAAATCTATTACAATTCAAGGTACAAAAAGAGAAAGCGTGGGCAAAAAGTCGACAAAAGCTTTACGTGATGCTGAATTAGTTCCTTGTGTTGTTTACGGAGGTGGCGAGCCATTGAACTTCTCTGCATTAGAGAAAGCGTTCAAAGGTTTAGTGTATACTCCTGAAGCACACACGGTATCTATTGAAGTTGACGGACAGGTAATTCCTGCAGTTCTTCAGGATATTCAGTTCCACCCGATTACAGACAAAATTATTCATGCAGACTTCTACAGATTATCTGACGATAAGCCGGTAGTTATGGAAGTTCCTGTAAGATTAACTGGTCGTTCTAAAGGTGTTGTAGCTGGTGGTGTTTTACGTCAGTCTTTCAGAAAATTGAAAGTAAAAGCTATTCCTGCAAACTTGCCAGACGAGGTAGTTGTTGATATCACTTCATTGAAGATTGGTAACAAACTTTATGTAGGAGGTCTTAAAGCAGAAGGATTCTCATTTGTACACCCGGACAATGCAGTTGTTGTGGCTGTTAAAATGTCTAGAAATGCAGCTAAAGGTGGTGCAATGGCAGATGACGATGAAGAAGAAGTTGCAACAGAAGGAGATGCTCCTGCAACTGAAGAAGCAGCAGCTGAATAA
- a CDS encoding uroporphyrinogen-III synthase — translation MKILFTKNIDSELLSEELGNDISAECVEVIKIENLEIESFDLKNNSLIFTSLNGVKSFFENGFKPNEDFTVKNYNKIYCVGEKTKKELRKNGFGTFKVLKNAETLSKFIIDHCSHEKFIHFCGNLAIDVLDKELPLQNISYKKVTVYKTEQLNPVIHEKYHAIVFFSPSGVRSFAKNNSLENMLLFSIGETTSKELRKHAKSEIFTSRKNTLSNLLLIIKETLKIFNLK, via the coding sequence ATGAAAATTTTATTTACCAAAAACATAGATTCAGAATTACTTTCCGAAGAATTGGGAAACGACATTTCGGCTGAATGTGTTGAGGTTATTAAAATAGAAAATCTCGAAATTGAATCATTTGATTTAAAAAACAATTCACTGATCTTCACGAGTTTAAATGGTGTAAAATCATTTTTTGAAAATGGATTTAAACCAAATGAAGATTTCACCGTAAAAAATTACAATAAAATCTACTGCGTTGGAGAAAAAACCAAGAAAGAACTCCGAAAAAATGGTTTTGGAACTTTTAAAGTTTTAAAAAATGCCGAAACGCTTTCCAAATTCATTATTGATCACTGTTCTCATGAAAAATTCATTCATTTTTGTGGAAATTTGGCGATTGATGTTTTAGATAAGGAGCTTCCACTTCAAAATATAAGCTACAAAAAAGTGACAGTTTATAAAACTGAACAGTTGAATCCCGTGATACATGAAAAATATCATGCAATAGTTTTTTTTAGCCCAAGTGGAGTTCGTAGTTTTGCGAAAAATAATTCTTTAGAAAATATGCTTCTTTTTTCAATTGGAGAAACCACTTCAAAAGAGCTAAGAAAACATGCAAAATCAGAGATTTTTACAAGTAGAAAAAATACTTTATCAAACTTGTTGTTGATCATTAAAGAAACTTTAAAAATATTTAATTTAAAGTAA